Proteins encoded together in one Bacteroides ovatus window:
- a CDS encoding sigma-70 family RNA polymerase sigma factor, whose amino-acid sequence MNKQQATFDDFFSECYLKYKEYIKNYIAIRICHPHEAEDLAQDVFVRLWEHRAFVNKDTVWSLLFTIARNIVTDKIRRYYKQEDFVAYIYNRMEDTSRNTTEDTIHFRELKKMHDQVMEALPVKRRQIYELSFNHELSCPAIAGKLSLSPRTVECQLLLARKTVRTYLKNEFSKVG is encoded by the coding sequence ATGAATAAACAGCAAGCTACATTTGACGACTTCTTCTCTGAATGCTATCTTAAATATAAGGAGTATATCAAGAACTATATCGCTATCCGCATTTGCCATCCGCATGAAGCGGAAGATTTGGCACAGGATGTCTTTGTCCGCTTATGGGAACACAGGGCATTCGTGAACAAAGATACAGTCTGGTCTTTGCTTTTTACCATCGCTCGCAATATAGTAACCGATAAAATCCGTCGTTATTATAAACAGGAAGATTTCGTCGCCTACATATATAATAGGATGGAAGACACCAGTCGGAATACCACAGAAGATACCATTCATTTTCGTGAACTAAAGAAGATGCATGACCAGGTTATGGAAGCTCTTCCTGTTAAACGCCGTCAGATTTATGAACTTAGTTTCAATCATGAACTCTCTTGTCCTGCCATTGCAGGAAAGCTGTCCTTATCTCCCCGTACAGTAGAATGTCAATTATTACTGGCTCGTAAAACGGTTCGTACTTATTTGAAAAATGAATTCTCCAAAGTCGGTTAA
- a CDS encoding glycosyl hydrolase family 28 protein, with protein MNIVGVLSGKRKCLLAIAIAFSTFGNAQLVTYPEGLNTGMPHNDDYTVKVREAGGEWKDVFEYEVQVDMDRVQSASMVQFDIGSPVEVMVKKNNGTIQDVKIRPLAIGIQHTVNHNAIFFTLTRPQCLSIEFNGDRLHNLHLFANPLETETYTESSDKVMYFGPGVHRPKDLPNTQIQIPSNTTVYLAPGAVVKAKLLIDKAENVRIVGRGILDHPIRGIEVTHSKNIWIDGITVINPDHYTVFGGESTGLTISNLKSFSCKGWSDGIDLMCCSDVLIDNVFMRNSDDCIAIYAHRWNYYGGSRNVTLQNSILWADIAHPINIGGHGNPDDKVGEILENITVRNVDILEHDEDDLLYQGCMAVDCGDKNLVRKVLFEDIRVENIQEGRLFHINVRFNSKYDKQPGRGIEDIIFRNIIYNGVGENPSLLKGFDKERSVKNIIFDNVIINGMKMKNIDDFITNEYIKNITVK; from the coding sequence ATGAATATAGTAGGAGTTTTATCAGGTAAAAGAAAATGTTTGTTAGCAATAGCTATTGCATTTTCGACATTCGGGAATGCCCAATTAGTAACCTATCCGGAAGGATTGAACACTGGTATGCCACATAATGATGATTATACAGTCAAAGTACGTGAAGCAGGTGGTGAATGGAAAGATGTATTCGAATATGAAGTCCAAGTAGATATGGATCGGGTACAATCTGCTTCAATGGTACAGTTTGATATAGGCAGTCCCGTAGAAGTGATGGTGAAAAAGAACAATGGCACCATTCAGGATGTGAAAATCCGTCCGTTAGCAATAGGTATACAACATACGGTAAACCACAATGCTATCTTTTTTACACTCACTAGACCTCAATGCCTGTCGATTGAGTTTAACGGTGATCGTTTGCATAATCTTCATTTGTTTGCTAATCCTTTGGAAACAGAAACTTATACTGAAAGCAGTGACAAAGTAATGTATTTCGGACCGGGTGTCCATCGTCCGAAAGATTTGCCGAATACACAGATACAGATTCCTTCCAATACTACTGTTTATTTAGCTCCCGGAGCTGTTGTAAAAGCTAAATTATTGATTGACAAAGCTGAAAATGTACGCATTGTCGGGCGTGGTATTCTCGACCATCCGATCCGTGGAATAGAAGTTACTCATTCTAAAAATATATGGATTGACGGTATTACAGTTATAAATCCAGATCACTATACAGTATTTGGTGGTGAGTCTACAGGGTTGACCATCAGTAATTTAAAGTCTTTTAGTTGTAAAGGATGGAGTGATGGCATAGATCTGATGTGTTGCAGTGACGTATTAATAGACAATGTTTTTATGCGGAACAGTGATGATTGTATTGCCATCTATGCCCATCGCTGGAACTATTACGGAGGAAGTCGTAACGTGACTTTACAGAATTCAATCCTTTGGGCGGATATTGCTCATCCGATCAACATTGGAGGACACGGTAACCCGGACGATAAGGTTGGAGAGATTCTTGAGAATATAACTGTCCGTAATGTCGATATTCTGGAACATGATGAAGATGATCTTCTTTATCAGGGCTGTATGGCAGTGGATTGCGGTGATAAAAACTTGGTACGCAAAGTATTATTTGAGGATATCCGTGTAGAGAATATCCAGGAGGGAAGATTGTTTCATATTAATGTTCGTTTTAATTCAAAGTATGATAAGCAACCCGGCCGGGGAATTGAAGATATTATTTTTCGGAATATCATTTATAATGGAGTAGGGGAGAATCCATCTCTATTGAAAGGGTTTGATAAAGAACGTTCCGTCAAGAATATCATCTTCGATAATGTGATTATCAACGGTATGAAGATGAAAAATATAGATGATTTTATCACGAATGAATACATAAAGAATATCACAGTCAAATAG
- a CDS encoding OprO/OprP family phosphate-selective porin translates to MKIIGLYLKFSFLLSLILTTSRITAQNLPDGIQYKITGRLLMDGGVYLKNPNNFGNGTEFNDLRIGVKATYQNWGMKLEMGYAGNKVAIKDAFATYSYKNSSIQIGQFYEPFSLDMICSTFDLRFNQSPGAVLALTNSRRMGVAYSYRTQYYYLCGGFFTDNDLSNLKNASQGYAIDGRLVYRPLYEQAKLIHIGLAAIHRTPDGTLPEDENRNTFTYKSPGVSTIDNRTLIQADVDHAASQFKIGTELLIYYHKFFLQGEYIRAHVKREKGFENYTAQGAYLQCSWLLLGQNYLYDEEVACPGRPEGKALELCARFNYLSLNDAGIKGGTQKDLSFGLNYYINKHIAVKLNYSYFIPGSHIKEIESTNFSVVQGRFQFIF, encoded by the coding sequence ATGAAAATAATAGGACTATATTTGAAATTCTCCTTCCTTCTATCTCTAATACTAACGACTTCCCGGATAACGGCACAGAATCTGCCCGATGGCATACAATATAAAATCACTGGGCGTCTATTAATGGATGGAGGAGTGTATCTGAAGAATCCGAATAACTTTGGCAACGGCACGGAATTTAATGACCTTCGCATCGGTGTAAAAGCTACCTATCAGAACTGGGGAATGAAACTGGAAATGGGATATGCCGGAAACAAAGTAGCCATCAAAGATGCTTTTGCCACCTATTCCTATAAGAATAGTTCCATTCAGATAGGACAATTCTATGAGCCATTCAGTCTCGATATGATTTGTAGTACATTTGATCTTCGCTTCAACCAATCTCCGGGAGCTGTGCTGGCATTGACAAATAGCCGACGTATGGGAGTAGCCTATTCCTATCGTACCCAATATTACTATCTGTGTGGCGGATTCTTTACCGATAATGATTTGAGCAACCTGAAAAACGCATCGCAAGGATATGCCATTGACGGACGTTTGGTTTACCGTCCACTTTATGAGCAAGCGAAACTGATACATATAGGATTAGCAGCTATCCATCGTACACCGGACGGCACGCTTCCCGAAGATGAGAACAGGAATACGTTTACTTATAAATCTCCGGGCGTGAGCACGATTGATAATCGTACATTAATACAAGCAGATGTAGATCATGCAGCATCCCAATTTAAAATAGGAACCGAACTGCTAATTTACTATCATAAATTCTTTCTTCAGGGTGAATACATCCGCGCCCATGTAAAACGGGAAAAGGGTTTTGAGAACTATACGGCACAAGGAGCTTATCTGCAATGTTCCTGGCTATTGTTAGGACAGAATTATCTATATGACGAAGAAGTAGCCTGTCCCGGAAGACCGGAAGGAAAAGCACTCGAACTATGTGCCCGTTTCAATTATCTCTCTCTGAATGATGCCGGAATAAAAGGCGGAACACAGAAAGACCTCTCCTTCGGATTGAATTACTATATCAATAAACACATTGCTGTCAAATTGAATTATAGCTACTTCATCCCCGGCTCGCATATCAAAGAGATCGAAAGCACAAACTTTAGTGTAGTACAGGGACGTTTTCAATTCATATTCTAG
- a CDS encoding alginate lyase family protein, protein MINKIIWIIGIVWIGNIQNGVQAQRRNFIHPGITYTQGDLDRMKAMVKAKHEPYYSTFLKLKESPYSSLNTQVINRGKQIREGRFNATIGVDGRRAHDLALLWHLTGDEAYARKAVEYLNANSYYTNTSSRGTGPLDNGKIYLLIDAAELMRDYSGWKVEDQQRFKNMLVYPGYSNTEDFSSKYANYWDDSKNGVTFYWNIFNFDAARFGNQGLFAARGMMAMGIYLDNEVMYDRAYRYLLGMKHRPDDLPYPSGPTVTSKEPIKKSPTMLDYKLEGRENKISDYGYDEQLQYYIYPNGQCQESSRDQGHVLAGIHNYVAIAEMAWNQGDSLYNCLNNRLLLGLEWNYRYNLSKVQTYEEQKEPWEPTSYSKNSNEVTFENGKFLQIKSRSGRWESVAVSPHGRGDVAGSGGTREMALAHYAVRAGLPENNYTWLKRYRDYMIEHHGCENWGIAPNWFYEWTGWGTLTKRLTPWMAGDPVSFSTGKRVSGIHLLPCEISAADYDYYCLAEDPEGHTYHNVGKKRGNEYRPDGAVELRKEEDNYVVTQIEDGEWMNYTVSIPTDGDYTVYLVYQSKGNSLLSVASDSEVKTEPMQLPSSIQWTEREIGKLTLPAGACVLRLQIEQAGDKLEIQKIIVK, encoded by the coding sequence ATGATTAACAAAATTATATGGATTATTGGGATTGTATGGATTGGGAATATTCAAAATGGAGTGCAAGCGCAACGACGTAACTTTATCCATCCCGGAATCACCTATACCCAAGGTGATTTAGACCGGATGAAAGCTATGGTCAAGGCGAAACACGAGCCTTATTATTCTACTTTCCTGAAATTAAAGGAATCTCCCTATTCTTCACTCAATACGCAAGTTATCAATCGGGGAAAACAAATCAGAGAAGGACGTTTTAATGCTACTATCGGAGTAGATGGCAGGCGGGCACATGACTTAGCATTGCTTTGGCATCTGACGGGCGATGAGGCTTATGCCCGTAAAGCGGTCGAATATCTGAATGCTAATTCTTATTATACCAATACAAGTAGTCGTGGAACAGGACCATTAGATAACGGAAAGATTTACCTTTTAATTGATGCCGCCGAATTAATGCGTGATTATTCCGGTTGGAAAGTAGAAGACCAGCAACGTTTTAAAAATATGTTGGTCTATCCTGGATATAGCAATACGGAAGATTTCTCTTCCAAATATGCAAATTACTGGGATGATTCAAAGAACGGAGTTACATTCTATTGGAATATTTTTAATTTCGATGCCGCAAGGTTTGGTAATCAAGGACTTTTCGCTGCTCGTGGAATGATGGCAATGGGGATTTACTTAGATAACGAAGTAATGTATGACCGTGCTTACCGTTATTTATTGGGAATGAAGCATCGACCGGATGATTTACCTTATCCTTCAGGACCGACGGTCACTAGCAAAGAACCGATTAAGAAATCACCAACCATGCTTGATTATAAATTGGAAGGAAGAGAAAACAAGATTTCAGATTATGGATACGATGAACAGCTACAGTATTATATCTATCCAAACGGTCAATGTCAGGAGTCGAGTCGCGACCAGGGACATGTATTGGCAGGTATCCACAATTATGTAGCTATCGCAGAAATGGCATGGAATCAGGGAGATTCTTTGTATAATTGTCTCAATAACCGTTTGCTTCTTGGTTTGGAATGGAACTATCGTTATAACCTCTCTAAAGTCCAGACCTATGAAGAGCAAAAAGAGCCTTGGGAACCGACAAGTTATAGTAAGAATTCAAATGAAGTTACCTTTGAGAACGGAAAATTTCTCCAGATAAAAAGCCGTAGTGGACGTTGGGAATCCGTAGCCGTATCTCCTCACGGACGTGGAGACGTAGCAGGTAGTGGCGGAACTCGTGAAATGGCATTGGCGCATTATGCAGTACGTGCTGGATTGCCGGAGAACAACTATACCTGGTTGAAACGTTACCGTGATTATATGATAGAACATCACGGTTGCGAAAACTGGGGGATAGCACCCAACTGGTTTTATGAATGGACTGGCTGGGGAACATTGACCAAGCGATTGACTCCCTGGATGGCAGGCGATCCCGTTTCTTTCTCTACGGGAAAGCGTGTATCAGGAATTCATTTGCTACCTTGTGAAATATCGGCTGCCGATTACGATTATTATTGTCTTGCGGAAGATCCCGAAGGGCATACCTATCACAATGTAGGAAAGAAACGTGGCAACGAATACAGACCTGACGGAGCAGTAGAGCTACGAAAAGAAGAAGATAATTACGTCGTTACCCAAATAGAAGATGGAGAATGGATGAATTATACTGTAAGTATTCCTACCGATGGAGATTATACCGTTTATCTTGTTTATCAATCAAAAGGAAATTCTTTATTGTCCGTAGCTTCTGATTCAGAAGTAAAGACAGAACCCATGCAATTACCCAGTTCTATACAATGGACGGAAAGAGAAATAGGAAAACTCACTCTTCCCGCAGGAGCTTGTGTACTTCGTTTACAGATAGAGCAAGCCGGAGATAAACTCGAAATTCAGAAAATAATAGTAAAGTAG
- a CDS encoding hybrid sensor histidine kinase/response regulator transcription factor — MKIRICLLIILMGLLYPGYISSQESPYVFRQIGVVEGLPDNYVKSVFPIPDGRIGVRSTVLLSLYDGANYSNFPFNIHGEYSIAYNHIIPEQYIDADKRLWMKERKSLRVFDLTTEQYIYNVDSLFQQFGLKDKVADLIIDSEKHCWFLTPGSSVYMYDAETKSIEQVCRNDEFMEYYGGLLGVESHGKYSWMVHQKGAIRCYDLEKKRFVHQLDFLKDQLKPDDRVVLKILDNGDFWLMWDRGVGYYDVYNKKWNQISGIQLGHYSWFTSMDVDKGGNAWVGTVIDGFYVIDMHNFSVTRTLDIPLLSGNTVRNGIQSIYCDRENNSVWIGLYNQGMCYYHPSMNKIVLYNKKMINGDWKGEEIRCMLETSKGEILMGTTQGVYRYEPETKSMNRFYHEFSQKNCRVLYEDSKKRVWVGTYHDGLYCIDHGKVQSYDYPDTDYQNELDFSNIRVMVEDSSGRLWVSIYGGVGLFNPENGQINLLSEQFPELKKYKVANALAIDNQSRLVVGSDNGLYIYDPATNKIWIPEEDGQANSIFNQGSIKYNQILKDHEGTLWFATQYGLSVLTYNGQSYTLGKEEGLSKAILNVVEDKNHDIWISTVTSIYKIKVDRRADKYSFHVISCLSEDEIRQDDLYSFPSLMTRDNQLFLGLMNGFIAFSPENMIDNQCLNRPLFTSFRLFNVPVVSGEAYNGRVLFDKALSYSDEVQLKYDENYITLEFSGLNFPNPSQTSFRYQLEGFDKEWTETLFENGQGRVVYNNLPSGEYIFRVSAAGNDRIWGPESAFKIVIHPPFWDTLAARIFYAILVILLIFGLIYVINRRNRQKMIRMQEEEALKQKEELDQMKFRFFTNISHELRTPLTLIITPLDMVIRRLTDDAMKKQLNTIYKNAQNLLSLVNQLLDFRKLEMKGERLHLMNGDMEEFIVSAYNNFMPMAVEKHLNFVNQSEHRALYMFFDRDKVHKIMNNLLSNAFKYTPQGGTVNLQLATEEIEERNYVRISVSDTGIGISESDLPYIFDRFYQVGNEGDEKIGSGIGLHLVREYVNIHGGRIKVDSQIDRGSVFTVWLPMDLKPEPNELPEEIIGTETPDIKEKETTTSTVDDNLKKLLLVEDNQEFRTFLKEQLEDFYQIIEAADGEEGERKAIEENPNLIISDIMMPKVDGIELCRRIKTNVQTSHIPVILLTARTADDIKINSYEVGADSYMSKPFNFDMLMVRIEKLIEQQEKRKQEFRKNIEVNPSAITITSVDEQLIQKCLEYIEKNMDNPEYGVEELSGDLGMVRMSLYRKLQSITGHTPTDFIRSIRLKRAAQLLQGSQLPIVEIANRVGFSSPSYFSKCFREMFGMLPKQYAEESGRKE, encoded by the coding sequence ATGAAAATTCGAATATGTTTGTTAATCATACTAATGGGATTATTGTATCCGGGTTATATTAGCTCGCAAGAATCCCCTTATGTATTCCGCCAGATTGGAGTTGTCGAAGGATTACCGGATAACTATGTAAAAAGCGTTTTCCCCATTCCCGACGGACGTATCGGTGTGCGAAGTACTGTGTTATTAAGCCTGTATGATGGTGCGAACTATTCAAATTTCCCTTTCAATATTCATGGCGAATATTCGATAGCATATAACCATATTATTCCCGAACAATATATTGATGCCGACAAACGTTTGTGGATGAAAGAACGCAAGAGCCTACGCGTCTTCGATTTGACTACCGAACAGTACATCTATAACGTAGATTCTTTATTTCAACAATTCGGCTTAAAGGATAAAGTGGCGGACCTGATTATTGATTCAGAGAAACATTGTTGGTTTCTGACGCCGGGTTCCTCTGTCTATATGTACGATGCAGAGACAAAATCAATCGAACAGGTTTGTAGGAATGATGAGTTTATGGAATACTATGGAGGATTACTCGGAGTAGAAAGTCATGGAAAATACAGTTGGATGGTTCATCAGAAAGGGGCTATCCGTTGCTACGATTTAGAAAAGAAACGTTTCGTGCATCAACTTGATTTCCTGAAAGACCAACTGAAACCGGATGACCGTGTGGTTTTGAAGATACTCGATAATGGTGACTTTTGGTTGATGTGGGATCGTGGAGTAGGCTATTATGATGTCTATAATAAAAAATGGAACCAAATTTCAGGTATCCAACTCGGACACTATTCATGGTTTACTTCTATGGATGTGGATAAAGGTGGAAATGCATGGGTAGGAACCGTTATCGATGGATTCTATGTCATTGATATGCACAATTTCTCTGTAACCCGGACACTGGATATTCCTTTATTATCAGGTAATACAGTACGAAACGGTATTCAAAGCATCTATTGCGACCGGGAAAATAATTCCGTTTGGATAGGACTTTATAATCAGGGAATGTGTTATTATCATCCCAGCATGAATAAAATAGTGCTGTACAATAAGAAGATGATAAATGGCGACTGGAAAGGAGAGGAAATCCGCTGTATGCTCGAAACATCTAAAGGAGAAATTCTGATGGGTACTACGCAGGGTGTCTATCGCTATGAACCGGAGACTAAAAGCATGAACAGATTCTATCATGAATTCAGTCAGAAGAATTGCCGTGTACTTTATGAGGACAGCAAGAAGCGTGTTTGGGTCGGAACATACCACGATGGGCTCTACTGCATAGATCATGGAAAGGTACAATCTTACGATTATCCCGATACGGATTATCAGAATGAATTGGATTTCAGTAATATCCGTGTCATGGTCGAAGATTCTTCCGGTCGATTGTGGGTAAGTATATATGGTGGTGTAGGATTATTCAATCCTGAAAACGGGCAAATAAACTTATTGTCCGAACAGTTTCCCGAACTCAAAAAATATAAAGTAGCGAATGCATTGGCCATAGATAATCAATCCCGGTTGGTCGTAGGCAGTGATAACGGACTCTACATTTACGATCCTGCAACGAATAAAATATGGATACCGGAGGAAGACGGCCAGGCTAATTCTATTTTCAATCAGGGAAGTATCAAGTATAATCAGATACTCAAAGACCATGAGGGAACTTTATGGTTTGCTACACAATATGGCTTGAGCGTTTTGACTTACAATGGGCAAAGCTACACATTAGGGAAAGAAGAAGGTCTGTCTAAAGCTATCCTGAACGTAGTGGAAGATAAGAACCATGATATATGGATTTCGACAGTCACTTCTATTTATAAGATAAAAGTAGACAGAAGAGCAGATAAATACAGCTTTCATGTAATCAGCTGTCTGTCGGAAGATGAAATCCGTCAGGATGATTTATATAGTTTCCCTTCGTTAATGACCAGGGACAATCAGCTTTTCCTGGGGCTGATGAACGGCTTTATTGCTTTCTCACCAGAAAACATGATAGATAATCAGTGCCTCAATCGTCCTCTGTTTACCTCATTCCGCTTGTTTAATGTTCCGGTTGTTTCGGGCGAAGCATATAACGGACGTGTCTTATTTGATAAAGCATTAAGTTATTCGGACGAAGTACAATTAAAATATGATGAGAACTATATCACACTTGAGTTTTCTGGTCTGAACTTCCCTAATCCTTCTCAAACCTCTTTCCGTTACCAACTGGAAGGATTTGACAAAGAATGGACGGAAACCCTTTTTGAGAATGGACAAGGACGTGTGGTCTATAATAATCTCCCTTCGGGCGAATACATCTTCCGTGTGTCCGCTGCCGGAAACGACCGGATATGGGGACCGGAGTCTGCATTCAAAATTGTAATTCATCCCCCATTCTGGGATACACTGGCCGCTCGTATTTTCTATGCAATTTTAGTTATTCTCTTAATCTTCGGGCTGATCTACGTAATAAACCGCCGCAACCGGCAGAAGATGATTCGTATGCAAGAAGAGGAAGCGTTGAAGCAGAAAGAAGAACTGGATCAGATGAAATTCCGCTTCTTCACAAATATAAGCCATGAACTCCGCACTCCGCTGACATTGATTATCACGCCATTAGACATGGTGATACGTCGATTGACAGACGATGCGATGAAAAAGCAACTGAATACCATCTATAAGAATGCTCAAAACCTATTGTCATTGGTGAATCAGCTACTCGATTTCCGCAAACTGGAAATGAAAGGAGAGAGGTTGCATCTGATGAACGGCGATATGGAGGAATTTATTGTTTCTGCCTATAACAACTTCATGCCAATGGCAGTAGAGAAGCACCTTAACTTTGTGAACCAATCTGAACATAGAGCGCTTTATATGTTCTTCGACCGGGATAAGGTACATAAGATTATGAATAATCTCTTGTCCAACGCCTTCAAATATACACCGCAGGGAGGCACAGTGAACTTACAGCTCGCGACAGAAGAGATAGAAGAAAGAAACTACGTGAGAATATCCGTATCTGATACTGGAATCGGAATATCCGAATCAGACCTTCCTTATATCTTTGACCGTTTCTATCAGGTAGGAAATGAAGGGGACGAAAAAATAGGCAGTGGCATCGGACTTCATTTGGTAAGGGAATATGTAAATATACATGGTGGCCGTATTAAAGTGGACAGTCAGATAGATCGTGGATCAGTATTCACCGTTTGGTTGCCGATGGACCTGAAACCGGAACCGAACGAACTGCCGGAAGAAATCATCGGAACGGAAACACCAGACATTAAAGAGAAAGAAACCACTACATCTACAGTCGATGATAACCTGAAGAAACTGTTGTTAGTGGAGGACAATCAGGAATTCCGTACTTTCCTGAAAGAACAGTTAGAAGATTTTTATCAAATCATTGAAGCGGCAGACGGCGAGGAAGGAGAGCGAAAAGCGATAGAGGAAAATCCGAACCTGATTATCAGCGATATTATGATGCCGAAAGTAGACGGTATCGAACTTTGCCGTCGGATCAAGACGAACGTGCAGACTTCCCATATACCTGTGATATTATTGACAGCCCGTACTGCCGATGATATCAAGATTAACAGCTATGAAGTAGGAGCAGACTCTTATATGTCGAAACCTTTCAACTTTGATATGCTGATGGTACGCATTGAAAAGCTGATAGAGCAGCAGGAAAAGAGAAAACAGGAATTCCGTAAAAACATAGAAGTAAATCCGAGTGCTATCACCATTACTTCAGTAGACGAACAGCTCATACAGAAGTGTCTGGAATACATAGAAAAGAACATGGACAATCCGGAATATGGCGTAGAAGAATTGAGTGGCGATTTGGGTATGGTGCGTATGAGCCTTTACCGTAAGCTACAATCCATCACCGGACATACACCGACAGACTTTATTCGCAGCATCCGTTTGAAACGGGCGGCACAATTATTACAAGGAAGTCAGTTGCCGATTGTTGAAATAGCGAACCGGGTAGGATTCAGTTCACCCAGCTATTTCTCGAAGTGTTTTAGAGAAATGTTCGGTATGCTTCCCAAGCAATATGCCGAGGAATCGGGAAGAAAAGAATGA